The Eubalaena glacialis isolate mEubGla1 chromosome 5, mEubGla1.1.hap2.+ XY, whole genome shotgun sequence genomic sequence gagcttaGTCTGAATTCTCTTCTTTTATCATAGTTTTTAAGTATAGATATTCTAATTATCCCCTCAGAATTATTACACCTGGACCAGCAGGTCCTCTTTCCTGGCTGAAATTCTGATTTGCAGATTAGTAGCACCATCTAGAGTTCTACCTGCATATATCTCTGTGGGCaaaaaaatcctctttttttttttttttttttttttgcactctaATCCTAGGCTTATTCAACACAATTCTTTCCTCTACACAACAAAGTACAAACACAATATTACCTAAAATGTTACATACAAAGTTACAAAACTCAAAACAGAAAATGTATAGTACTGACTGTACAATAAAAGCCTAAAAAGCAGTGTACACGTTGCCAAGGTAACCTCCACGACCACCATGAATACCAACACAATGGGGGGCTTCTGTGATGATACAACAGAGGTGACTCTCAGCTTACCAGtttcagagagaaagggagacttgggtgtgtgtgtgtgtgtgtgtgcacacatgagtACACATGGAAAGAACCATTTTGGGTATTTGGCACTAGAGGTTAGAAGAGGACTCAAGCACGGGAGCAGGGCCAGGCTCACAGGAATGGCAATTGCATAAAAGCACACCCTTTCCTGTGGGACCCTGCAGGCCAACAGGTTAGGGCACGAGCAGGCCACCAGATCAGCCCCAGGTCATCTGTGGAACGGGAAAACATGCTCCCAGGCTGGGGCTGTACCACCTTCTGGAGCCCCTGGCTCATCCCTGCTGGCTTTGCCACTAAACTGACTCTCAGGAGCTAGAAATGTGGAAGCCTTCCAGTCAGAAAACTGGAGGGCATCTTTATAAGCACGACCCCAAAGCAACAACACTCCTGCAGCCTGAACTCTGCCACCAGGGGAAATGTGGCAGTTACTGCCTTCACCTTTGAAGCCTGCCCCTGAGTGAGGGATTTCTTTCCTACCGATCCTCCTTCGGCTAGAAAAGTGACAAAAGTGAGTTGAATGGGATGCAAGTCACAGTGCAGAGCTTCGGTGGCCCTGCTTATCGGGAGGAGTTGGAACTGGAGCGGCTCCTATGGCTGCGGCGGCCGGGGGACCTGCGCCGAGGGGAACGCGACCTTCTCCTCATCCGTGGGGGTGACCTGCGCCACATGGGAGGCGGTGGCAGCATTCTCCTGGGAGGGCTGAATCgccggggggcggggtggtggtggccgAGGCCAGGGGGCCAGCACAGCAGTGGCAGTGATCTCCTGGCCATCCATGTGTCCTCCGTCCATGTGCTTCGGCGCCTTCTCGGCCTCATCTGGATTCTCAAACTCCACATATGCGTAGCCTTTAGACAGATGCGGGTGCATCCTTTCTACAGGCACgtcaatcattttaattttcccataGGTGGAGAATATCTCCATGATATGATCCTTGGTCACATTCCTGGTGAGCCTTCCAATGTGCACTTTGCTGTGTTTAGGGGAAGGGCTCcgccttttcctttccttttcatctcttttgGGTGGTTTGGATTTGGAGCGGGAACGCCGCCTGCTGTCCTGCCTGCACCGAGAAGGACTCGGAGAGCCAGGGGAGCTGCCGGAGCTGGAGCTGCGGGATGTGCCGGAACTTCCTGAGCGGCTCGATGCTGAAGATGAGCTGGAGCCGCTGCTGGAGCCCGTGCTGGTGCTGGAGCCCGAGCTGGAGGTTGAGCTGGACCGAGACCTGGTGCTGCTGCTACCACTGGAAGCGCTGCGCCTCTTTCGCGTTTTATCCCTGCCAAGATCCTTCTCACTTGACTTCTTAGTGGCCTCCTTATCTTTAGAGCGATCCTTGGACTTCTCATCAGAGCGGTCTTTGCGGTTGGTAGGAGAAGGAGCCCTAGTGCtggactttttattattttctttgactcCTAGCAAGCTCTGCTTTTTCACTCCTGATAAATGCATTCTCCCCTTCTGAGGTGTTCAAAGCAGCAGTGGCGGCCTCACTTATCTGAACTCTCACTTCTAACTTGAGTCTGAGAAACGATCCCTAATCGATTGCAATTTACGCCTAAGTGCAGCAAGTCCCCAGTCCAGGCGCCGGGCTCTGAGCCCTTCCAGGGTAGGGCCCGGCGTTGCCGGCCTGGGTCTCCCCGGCGAGAGGGCCGCGAGGGCGGAGGCCGAGTTCCCGGCTGCCCCGAATTCCGGGGGGCCTCACTGGGCCCGCCGCAGAGCGGACCGAAaaagtccatttttaaaaaatttttattttatattggactacagttgatttacaatgttttgttagtttcaggcatgcagcaaaatgattcagttatacatatacatctatctattctttttcaaattcttttcccatttaggttattacagaatactgagttccctgtgctatacagtaggtccttgattgTTAACTAtcttaaatatagtagtgtgtattcacacaatccaaaactcccaatttatccctcctccccacctttcccttttggtcaccataagtttgttttctaagtctgtgagtttgcttctgttttgtaaataagttcatttgtatcattttgttttattccacatacaagcaatatcatataatatttgtctttctctgtctgacttacttcacttagtatgataatctccaggtccatccatattgctgcaaatgacatttcattatttttaatgggttagtaatattccattgtgtatatgtcccacatcttctttatccattcatctgtcaatggacatttaggttgcttccatgtcttggctattgtaaacagcactgcaatgaacattggggtgtatgtatccttttgaaccatagttttctctggatatatgcccaggagtgggattgttagatcatatggtagctctatttttagttttttaagtaacctccctactgttctccatagtagctctaccaatttacattcccacaacagtgtaagagggttcccttttctccacaccctctccagcatttattgtttgtagactttttgatgatggccattctgactggtgtgaagtggtatctcattgtagttttcatttgcatttctctaataattagtgatgttgagcatcttttcatgtgcctcttagccatctgtatgtcttctttggagaaatgtctgtttaggtcaaaaaaatccatttttaatgGCACCCTGAGTGCAATTTATTTAATACTGtcctcatatttatttttaaatataaaattactttttagtgttaattatattaataatattgtacattagatctctagtacttatttatcttataactggcaccttgatcttgggcttcccaacctccagaactgcaagaaacacatttctgttgtttattaaaGTCACCCAATCCATGGTATGGCTACTTCATTTTGCAAGAAGAAACCTGAACATCAGTAATGTTTGTTAATTTACACCACCAGAAGTGCTAGAACTAACAAGAGAAATATTCTAGAGTTAAAAAACATCATTGCTGCACTGGCTTTCTGCtaaaagttgtttctttgaaaatgttttgtGAATTTCTTGAACGTCAcagaatttaattattaaattccCTATGTTTACATGAAAAGATATTAAGATAATAACACTATTATTAAGATATAGTCTTATTGTATTTGAACATATAATTGGTCCTGCGAAGTTTCTAAGTGTGTAAGTACATAGGATGATGCACCAGGAACAGTGGTAAATGTAAAATTTGTACACCAAAGGAGGTTAGGGTTGACAATTGATGTGTGTTTGCATAGTACTTTATATAAGattgagaaaaaaatgggaagatacaatgaaaacttaggttcacacaaaaacctacacaccCACATACAAGtgttatagtagctttattcatagtagccaaaaactATAAACAACTTGAATGCCCTTCAATgtatgaatggttaaacaaactgtagtGCTTCCATActgtggaatactacacagcaataaaataagaatgaattattgtgtgtgtgtgacatgcaCAACTTGGATTGATCTCaggggaattatgctgagtgaagaagCCAACCTCCAAAGTTTACAtatcgtatgattccatttatataccaTTCTTATAATGACAAAATTAtacagatggagaacagattaatgTTTGCCAGGGGTTAAAGACTGGGAACAGGGGTAGGGATGGAGCCAGATGGCCGTGGGTAGCATGAGGGGTCCTTGTGATCAAACTATTCTGCATTTTGACTGTGGTGCTGGCCCACAAATCCATACATGAGATAAAGCTACATggaactaaatacacacacacatgcaaataaCTGcgtgttttaaaaacataaaatgtcaaAAGGTCAATAGATTGTCTCAATGTCAacttcctggttgtgatattgtactatagctAAGCAAGATGTTACCTTTGCCAGAAACTGGATAAAGGATACACATGATCTCTCTGTATTACATTTTACAACTCTGTGTTAGTCTATgattatctgaaaataaaaatgttgtttttaagtggtaagaaatttcagaaaaaagaaTGTTATCTCCACTTGAgggagtcaaggaaggcttcatggaggaggccTCATTTGAACTAGACTGTAGATCTTCATGTAATCCAGTAACTCTATGGTTAATaaggtttatcatttttaaaagttgaaatgaaaaattagaataataGAGAACAACTTGACAATCTCTTTTGGAATGATCCCAATAAAACTTCTTTTGTAGAATTAGAATTAATCAAGAAGTCAGCGCATTCTGTTGACCTACTCATCTcttcattttgaaaatacttATTCAAACTATTGTGATCGAGTAGCAATCGTATAAAATAAGACTGTAGTTACAGCAACAGTTATAATAGCACcgtttcttgagcacctactatgttccaagAACTTTGCTAAGCActttaaattatctcattttaatctCTACAACAGTGTttgaggtaaatattattatccctgttttataagTGAGTATATTGAGGCTTAGTGTGTTTAAAATAACTGGCTTAAGTCACACAATGTAAAATCTGCGATTACTTCTTAACACATTATTAActgggggatttttgcagaaactaacgcTTGTGGCCGTAATATGTCTCCGGTCAAAAATGTGTTAAATCAATGTGTAAATAATAACAAAGCTATATTTTCTgcataatacaaaaataaaaggtcAGTTCAACAACACTTATTGAAAGACTATTATATACAGAGCATTTTATTAGGTACTGTGGGAAGAGAGATAAAAGATGTAGCTGAGAAATGGCCTGCCCTCTTGTAcagttaataaatattatttcagtCATGACTTCTTAACTTTTTCCAATGAGATGGTTAAAGCAGACATGTCCAAGAATGCTGAAACCTTTTATAAGTTATCTTTcaaagaaagttattttaaaaatacgatactgtattatttatttctctatgCACATAAAATTTGAACTATTGCTCATATTTTCACTGTGGCCTAACCTCTATTTCTCAaatcttttgtaaaagaaaatatcaaagataTTTCTCTGAGAAATATGATGCCATTGTGAAATTAAACTTCTAAAATTTCTCCTTAATTTAAATCTCTTCAAGTTTGTTTGCCAAAGAAATTCCTCATTATcacattataaaatttattttaatttggaaaGTCACGTCCAGAAATCTGGAAAATACTACTCATGATGTCAATTCATatggattcttttttaaatgccttCGCAAAGATGAATTGTATTCTTTCGGTTTTACTACAGTTTTCATTATTACTTGAACATCCCAAGGGCTTGCTTCCCTGTATCTACCTGGGTGCTACCTAGAGGCCCAACTGCCAAACATACTCAAACAAGGGGAACCAATTTACAGAACACTGAGAGAAATTAAGTTTGAAATGTACTGAAGTCTTTgtttaaaattcaacattttcctcaatttttttcaaaagagttcattaaatgaaatatgtttttgcaaaatatttaacGCTGTCAATTCATACCAGATTTCCTACCTTATTTTAGCCAAGTCCCTAAATTTTATCAGTTCATATGCCAGTGTTATTTAGGTTGGTAAAAGTCAATTTTtttctactaatttttttttcaaagtggttaTGGTACAATACAGAACTCACATGAGTAGCTATACACAATGAGGAAAGGGTGATGGAAAGATTCCGTGAAATCTCACCACCAACAGGCCCGTACGCCATGGCACCAATCCTAACTTCATAGTGCCTAGATCACTTGAATGTTGTGTATCTAACAACTCAGTGATAATTTACCAAAGCTGAAATTATGAAGGTGGTTGATATTAGGCTTTTGCTCATCAACTTTATATCTAGGCAGTGAGCAATGCAGTGTCATGCTAGAGGTAGCAGGAGGCAGCTTTCGTGATGATGTCTTCCCTCTGAGCCCAGAAGAGTCTAAGAGGCCCGTGGTCCAAGCACAGACTGGAaatgtggaggagggggagggagtggtaggAAGGGGAATCTGCAGTCATTTCAAAATAGAGGTCTGACCTCTAGCTTCATTTGCACAACTACGGCTACACACTAACACCTGGACCTTATTCCCCTTCAAGGCCTTGCAGTTTGGAAAAGCTTTAAATACAAATACACAAGCACTTGGTGATAATTCCATTTCATTCAGTAGTTTGCActgattctgtttttatttcctcctaTCCAACCATACAAAAATCTTACCACATAAAGTATGCTGGTTGTTCTTAAGTGAATTTTCATTCTAGCCTCAGACTTTAAAAGAATTTGCAATAAATTGATTGGTGACATTTTTCCCATCTTCCCCTTTCTCATggattattatattataatatcaaGCAAAttgatgatatttattttttattattatatattgacATTCTCAGTAGTgcaatgttaaataaatattatttgcttTAACTTAGAATAAGTACATTATATAGAGTTTGTATAATTATTATAGGCCACAAGAAAACAGAATCTTCCCCACATTTATCTCTGTTGTTGgctggaaatgaaaataaagttgtatctcggcttctctttgtttccttAACTTTAGTTCCCATTCTTTTGCCGTCATGAAGTGTTTGGTATGCCGCTGTCTGTTTGCTTGAGCTTTCATAATGATTAAGATCACTTTCTTCattccataaagaaaaaaaaacacctaatacTTTTCTGTACGTAAAAATGtagttctttccttttcataCTTCCTTTTACTCTTTGTCCTGCACCTTGAAAGTGGAAATTTACTGAGATGAGAGAAGCTGGGGAAATGAAGGAGGGGATCACTTCAAACTGTATGTATGCATGAGAAATTTATGTCAACAAGCCAAAATTTGATGacagaaaactcctagaaaacAAGTGACTGCAAGTTGAGACAGAATCCATCTGGCAGAAGCAGGATGCTATGTGAAGCAGAGGTAGGAAGGAAATAGCAGGTAGTTTAGTTCGACCGGTCACATCCAGGTGATCTGCATGACTCCTTCTGCAATTCTATATCTCTAAGAACGGCCTCTACACAAAAATGTGTTccattcttctaggttgttctCTCTCAGACACCAGTTTTGGAAGCGATCCAGTCCCGGAAGGCAGTCACTCTAGCATAAACACCGGGTTTATTGGGATGCCCACATTCGTCTCCCCAGCTCACTATTCCAGCGAGGTACCAGATATCTCTAGCATCTGGACTAACCAGTGGTCCTCCAGAGTCACCctaaaggagaagggagagattgGTAATTAGTATTTCAGTTTATCACAGAGAAATGTGCTGTTTTTCTAACATGAGTTTAATGAAAGGGGCGGTTTTCAAAAATCTTCAGTGTGCTCAAATGAGAAGCAATGCTTTTTATCTATGCCAGTAATTCACATAAAGGAGGCGCTCCCTTACCTGGAGAACAGCTTAGACTCAGGGTTCAGTACACAGAGATTAAAGACTCCATCTCTTGGCAGGACAGTACTAGTCTGATACATCTGACAAAATAACTGCCCATACTCTTTATCAGTTTGACACAGCTCCCAAAAGAAGGGTGAAGAATTTATTACTGATAAAGAGTATGGACATCAGGGTCAGAcacctgggtttaaatctcaaGTCTGGCCCTTCCAAGCTGGCTAAGACCTTTAATTTGCTTATTTGTAATGCTCCTAATAATACTTATCTTCAATGATAATTTTGAAGATTATGCAAGACAGCGTATGCAATGTGCtcaacacagagcctggcacaaaacagaacttagtaaatattatatataaccaCAAATTCCAATTGTTTGTGCCTTGTGAAAAACAGCCAGCGGGCTGTTTCTTTATGCAGGTCATAAAAACAAGGTGCTGACTGATCTTCCCGAAAAATCCTGGGGTCTCTAGTTGCTGACCACCCATTAAGTGTTCAGCACTATATGAAactattaattaatatattatttcattaaccCATGTAATTCTGGCAACAAAACATGGAGTTAggtttcattttctccattttagcagtgaagaaactgaagccaacAGAAGTTAAGCAATTTTCCTGATATCACATGCTATTCAATATCCAGAGTGATCTAACTCAGAAGcctatgctttttttccccttacattATACTAACTTCCTTGTGAATTTTCTTTTGtccacataaaaatattaactaatactaataataactcaattaaaaataatgtgtttgggcggattaaccaagatggcagagtagaaggacgtgctctcactccctcttgcgagagcaccagaatcaaactggctgctggacaatcatcgacaggaagacactggacttcaccaaggaggataccccacgtccaaggacagaggagaagccacagtgagacggtaggaggggcgcaatcagagtaaaatcaaatcccataactgctgggtgggtgactcacagactggcgatcacttataccacagaagtccacccactggagtgaaagttctgagccccacctcaggcttcccaacctgggggtccggcaacgggaggaggaattcatagagaatcagactttgaagcctagtgggaattgattgcaggacttcgacaggactgggggaaacagagaacccactcttggagggcgtacacaaaatagtgtgtgcatcgggacccaggggaaggagcagtgaccccgggggagactgaaccagacataactgctggtgttggggggtctcctgcagaggcgggggctggatctgtttcaccgtggggacaaggacactggcagcggaggttctgggaagtactccttggcgtgagccctcccagagtctgccataagccccaccaaagagcccgggtaggctccagtgttgggttgcctcaggcaaaacaaccaacagggagggaacccagccccacccagcaacagtcaagtggattaaagttttacagagctctgaccgccacagcaacagtcagctctacccacatccagagcctcccatcaagcctcttagatagcctcaaccaccagagggcaaacagcagaagcaagaaaaactacagtcctgcagcctgtggaacagaaaccacatttacagaaagatagacaagatgaaaaggcagagggctatataccagatgaaggaacaagaaaaaaccccagaaaaacaactaaatgaagtggagataggcaaccttccagaaaaagaattcagaataatgatagtgaagatgatccaggaccttggaataagaatggaggcaaagattgagaagatgcaagaaatgattaacaaagacctagaagaattaaagaacaaacaaacagagatgaccaatacaataactgaaatgaaaactacactagaaggaatcaatagcagaataactgaggcagaagaacggataagtgacctggaagacagaatggtggaattcactgctgcggaacagactaaagaaaaaagaatgaaaagaaatgaagacagcctaagagacctctgggacaacattaaacgcaacaacattcgtattataggggtctcagaaggagaagagagagagaaaggaccagagaaaatatttgaagagattatagtcgaaaacttccctaacatgggaaaggaagtagccacccaagtccaggaagcacagagagtcccatacaggataaacccaaggagaagcacgccgagacacatagtaatcaaactgacaaaaattaaagacaaagaaaaattattgaaagcagcaagggaaaaacgacaaataacatacaagggaactcccataaggttaacagctgatttctcagcagaaactctacaagccagaagggagtggcatgatatacttaaagtgatgaaagggaagaacctacaaccaagattactctacccagcaaggatctcatttagatttgatggagaaatcaaaagctttacagacaagcaaaagctaagagaattcagcaccaccaaaccagctctacaacaaatgttaaaggaacttctctaagtgggaaacacaagagaagaaaaggacctacaaaaacaaacccaaaacaattaagaaaatggtcataggaacatacatatcgataattaccttaaatgtgaatggattaaatgctccagccaaaagacacaggcttgctgaatggatacaaaaacaagacccatatatatgctgtctacaagagacccactttagacctagggacacatacagactgaaagtgaggggatggaaaaagatattccatgcaaatggaaatcaaaagaaagctggagtagctatactcatatcagataaaatagactttaaaataaagaatgttacaagagacaaggaaggacactacataatgatcaagggatcaatccaagaagaagatataacaattataaatatatatgcacccaacataggagcacctcattacataaggcaattgctaacagctataaaagaggaaattgatagtaacacaataacagtgggggactttaacacctcacttacaccaatggacagatcatccaaaatgaaaataaataaggaaacagaagctttaaatgacacaatagaccagatagatttaattgatatttataggacattccatccaaaaacagcagattacacgttcttctcaagtgtgcacggaacattctccaggatagatcacatcttgggtcacaaatcaagcctcagtaaatttaagaaaattgaaatcatatcaagcatcttttctgaccacaacgctatgagattagaaatgaattacaggggaaaaagcataaaaaacacaaacacatggaggctaaacaatacgttactaaataaccaagagattactgaagaaatcaaagaggaaatcaaaaaatacctagagacaaatgacaatgaaaacacgacgacccaaaacctatgggatgctgcaaaagcagttctaagagggaactttatagctatacaagcctacctaaagaaacaagaaaaatctcaaataaacaatctaaccttacacctaaagaaactagagaaagaagaacaaacaaaacccaaagttagcagaaggaaagaaatcataaagatcagagcagaaataaatgaaatagaaacaaagaaaacaatagcaaagatcaataaaactaaaagctggttctttgagaagataaacaaaattgataagccattagccagactcatcaagaaaaagagggagaggactcaaatcaataaaatcagaaatgaaaaaggagaagttacaacagacaccgcagaaatacaaaacatcctaagagactactaaaagcaactttatgccaataaaatggacaacctggaagaaatggacaaattcttagaaagggataaccttccaagactgaaccaggaagaagcagaaaatatgaacagaccaatcacaagtaatgaaattgaaactgtgattaaaaatcttccaacaaacaaaagtccaggaccagatggcttcacaggtgaattctatcaaacatttagagaagagctaacacctatccttctcaaactcttccaaaaaattgcagaggaaggaacactcccaaactcattctatgaggccaccatcaccctgataccaaaaccagacaaagacactacaaaaaaagaaaattacagaccaatatcactgatgaatatagatgcaaaaatcctcaacaaaatactagcaaacagaatccaacaacacattaaaaggatcatacaccacgatcaagtgggatttatcccagggatgcaaggattcttcaatatacgcaaatcaatcaatgtgatacaccatattaacaaattgaagaataaaaaccatatgatcatctcaatagatgcagaaaaagcttttgacaaaattcaacacccatttatgataaaaactctccagaaagtaggcatagagggaacctacctcaacataataaaggccatatatgacaaacccacagcaaacatcattctcaacagtgaaaaactgaaagcatttcctctaagatcaggaacgagacaaggatgtccactctcaccactattattcaacatagttctggaagtcctagccatggcaatcagagaagaaaaagaaataaaaggaatacaaattggaaaagaagaagtaaaactgtcactgtttgcagatgacatgatactatacatagagaatcctaaaactgccaccagaaaactgctagagctaattaatgaatatggtaaagttgcaggatacaaaattaatgcacagaaatctct encodes the following:
- the LOC133092197 gene encoding LOW QUALITY PROTEIN: RNA-binding protein with serine-rich domain 1-like (The sequence of the model RefSeq protein was modified relative to this genomic sequence to represent the inferred CDS: deleted 1 base in 1 codon), yielding MHLSGVKKQSLLGVKENNKKSSTRAPSPTNRKDRSDEKSKDRSKDKEATKKSSEKDLGRDKTRKRRSASSGSSSTRSRSSSTSSSGSSTSTGSSSGSSSSSASSRSGSSGTSRSSSSGSSPGSPSPSRCRQDSRRRSRSKSKPPKRDEKERKRRSPSPKHSKVHIGRLTRNVTKDHIMEIFSTYGKIKMIDVPVERMHPHLSKGYAYVEFENPDEAEKAPKHMDGGHMDGQEITATAVLAPWPRPPPPRPRRFSPPRRMLPPPPMWRRSPPRMRRRSRSPRRRSPGRRSHRSRSSSNSSR